In the Scyliorhinus canicula chromosome 23, sScyCan1.1, whole genome shotgun sequence genome, one interval contains:
- the LOC119956468 gene encoding G-protein coupled receptor family C group 5 member B-like isoform X1, translating into MDLKIFSTLPILLLLYLLDCGSAQSPPPRGCESSLESVYFNLCDLNAVWGVVLEAIAAVGIVITLILIVVLLCIIPFIQDKRKKASVAIQWIFLNSTLGIFGLTFAFIIKFDQRTCPTRLFLWGVLFSISFSCLLAHAWRLQRLVRTGEGPSTCKMIGLVLVLTLVQVIIAVEYLVLTTVRLNNVCSYENKDFVMLLIYVMFLMALTFILSTFTFCGHYRKWKKHGAHIFVTMFFSIAIWVVWIVMFVRGNAELNKSPDWDDPTLSIALVANGWVFILFYILPELRHITCPAKKEDDPPENIASSQRNPGLKGVDNQVFFLEESNRGIALNFEDNLHSPSYRGPSPMGRNVYSSPQEFTIPRPHTRPSYHPTPLLQDPYLNYHNRQTTF; encoded by the exons ATGGATTTAAAGATATTCTCCACGTTGCCCATTTTGCTTCTATTATATCTATTGGATTGTGGATCAGCCCAGAGTCCACCTCCCAGGGGCTGCGAATCAAGCCTTGAATCAGTTTATTTCAATCTGTGTGACCTCAATGCTGTTTGGGGCGTTGTTTTGGAAGCCATTGCTGCTGTTGGAATCGTCATCACTCTGATATTAATCGTGGTTCTGCTCTGCATCATCCCATTCATTCAGGACAAGAGGAAGAAAGCCAGTGTGGCCATCCAGTGGATTTTTCTGAATAGCACACTGGGAATATTTGGTTTGACCTTTGCTTTCATCATCAAATTTGACCAGAGGACATGTCCCACCCGACTCTTCCTTTGGGGAGTCCTCTTCTCCATATCTTTCTCCTGCCTCCTGGCCCATGCGTGGAGGCTCCAGAGGTTGGTGCGAACAGGCGAAGGTCCCTCAACCTGTAAAATGATTGGCTTGGTTCTGGTTCTGACTCTGGTACAAGTCATCATTGCCGTTGAGTACCTGGTGCTGACCACTGTCCGACTCAATAACGTCTGTAGCTATGAAAACAAAGACTTTGTTATGCTGTTGATCTACGTTATGTTCCTAATGGCCCTGACTTTCATCCTGTCCACCTTCACTTTCTGCGGCCACTATAGAAAGTGGAAGAAACACGGAGCTCACATCTTTGTCACCATGTTCTTCTCCATAGCTATTTGGGTGGTGTGGATTGTCATGTTTGTGCGTGGTAACGCCGAGTTAAACAAGAGTCCGGATTGGGATGATCCAACCCTCAGCATTGCGCTGGTCGCCAATGGCTGGGTTTTCATCCTGTTCTACATTCTCCCGGAACTCCGGCACATCACCTGCCCGGCAAAGAAAGAAGATGACCCACCAGAAAACATAGCTTCAAGTCAAAGGAATCCAGGACTGAAGGGTGTGGACAATCAAGTGTTCttcttggaggagtccaaccgag GAATCGCTCTGAATTTTGAAGACAATCTCCACTCGCCCTCATATAGAGGCCCTTCGCCCATGGGCCGAAAT gtGTATTCCTCCCCCCAGGAGTTTACCATCCCTCGCCCTCATACCAGACCCAGctaccaccccacacccctcttACAAGATCCTTACCTCAACTACCATAACAGGCAGACAACATTCTAG
- the LOC119956468 gene encoding G-protein coupled receptor family C group 5 member B-like isoform X2 gives MDLKIFSTLPILLLLYLLDCGSAQSPPPRGCESSLESVYFNLCDLNAVWGVVLEAIAAVGIVITLILIVVLLCIIPFIQDKRKKASVAIQWIFLNSTLGIFGLTFAFIIKFDQRTCPTRLFLWGVLFSISFSCLLAHAWRLQRLVRTGEGPSTCKMIGLVLVLTLVQVIIAVEYLVLTTVRLNNVCSYENKDFVMLLIYVMFLMALTFILSTFTFCGHYRKWKKHGAHIFVTMFFSIAIWVVWIVMFVRGNAELNKSPDWDDPTLSIALVANGWVFILFYILPELRHITCPAKKEDDPPENIASSQRNPGLKGVDNQVFFLEESNRGIALNFEDNLHSPSYRGPSPMGRNLKTGHLEIKL, from the exons ATGGATTTAAAGATATTCTCCACGTTGCCCATTTTGCTTCTATTATATCTATTGGATTGTGGATCAGCCCAGAGTCCACCTCCCAGGGGCTGCGAATCAAGCCTTGAATCAGTTTATTTCAATCTGTGTGACCTCAATGCTGTTTGGGGCGTTGTTTTGGAAGCCATTGCTGCTGTTGGAATCGTCATCACTCTGATATTAATCGTGGTTCTGCTCTGCATCATCCCATTCATTCAGGACAAGAGGAAGAAAGCCAGTGTGGCCATCCAGTGGATTTTTCTGAATAGCACACTGGGAATATTTGGTTTGACCTTTGCTTTCATCATCAAATTTGACCAGAGGACATGTCCCACCCGACTCTTCCTTTGGGGAGTCCTCTTCTCCATATCTTTCTCCTGCCTCCTGGCCCATGCGTGGAGGCTCCAGAGGTTGGTGCGAACAGGCGAAGGTCCCTCAACCTGTAAAATGATTGGCTTGGTTCTGGTTCTGACTCTGGTACAAGTCATCATTGCCGTTGAGTACCTGGTGCTGACCACTGTCCGACTCAATAACGTCTGTAGCTATGAAAACAAAGACTTTGTTATGCTGTTGATCTACGTTATGTTCCTAATGGCCCTGACTTTCATCCTGTCCACCTTCACTTTCTGCGGCCACTATAGAAAGTGGAAGAAACACGGAGCTCACATCTTTGTCACCATGTTCTTCTCCATAGCTATTTGGGTGGTGTGGATTGTCATGTTTGTGCGTGGTAACGCCGAGTTAAACAAGAGTCCGGATTGGGATGATCCAACCCTCAGCATTGCGCTGGTCGCCAATGGCTGGGTTTTCATCCTGTTCTACATTCTCCCGGAACTCCGGCACATCACCTGCCCGGCAAAGAAAGAAGATGACCCACCAGAAAACATAGCTTCAAGTCAAAGGAATCCAGGACTGAAGGGTGTGGACAATCAAGTGTTCttcttggaggagtccaaccgag GAATCGCTCTGAATTTTGAAGACAATCTCCACTCGCCCTCATATAGAGGCCCTTCGCCCATGGGCCGAAAT